The Leishmania mexicana MHOM/GT/2001/U1103 complete genome, chromosome 26 genome includes a window with the following:
- a CDS encoding putative nitrilase → MASVLPVTLCQMAVTREKAVNIKKAVTMITEAAKRGSKLAVLPECFNCPYGTQYFDEYSEALAPGNETFDAMSQCAKENSIWIVAGSIPEKSADGKLFNSSMTFGSDGALKHVHRKVHLFRINTDTVRFDEGEVLSAGNDATAISLDENVKFGVAICFDIRYPFLAWKYAEQGTSFIVYPGAFNMVTGPMHWQLAARARAVDNQQYVFLCSPARDTSAEYVAWGHSMVVDPFGNVLSELDEKEGFVDWKVDLSVIEDTRDRIPILKGVRDDLYTLHWKK, encoded by the coding sequence ATGGCGTCTGTTCTGCCCGTGACTCTTTGCCAAATGGCTGTCACGCGTGAAAAAGCAGTCAATATCAAAAAGGCTGTCACGATGATAACTGAAGCTGCGAAGCGGGGCAGCAAGCTGGCTGTCTTACCCGAGTGCTTCAACTGCCCGTATGGCACCCAATATTTCGACGAGTACTCTGAGGCCCTTGCGCCAGGCAATGAAACATTTGATGCGATGTCCCAGTGCGCCAAGGAGAACAGCATCTGGATCGTTGCTGGTAGCATCCCCGAAAAGTCAGCTGACGGAAAATTATTCAATTCGAGCATGACGTTTGGATCGGATGGTGCGCTGAAACACGTGCACCGCAAGGTGCACCTGTTCCGCATCAACACGGACACCGTTCGCTTCGACGAGGGCGAAGTGCTCAGTGCTGGAAATGATGCCACTGCCATCTCGCTGGACGAGAACGTAAAGTTTGGTGTTGCTATTTGTTTCGACATCCGATACCCCTTCCTGGCGTGGAAATACGCTGAGCAAGGAACTTCCTTCATTGTGTACCCCGGTGCCTTTAACATGGTGACCGGCCCGATGCACTGGCAGCTGGCAgcgcgcgctcgcgctgTGGACAACCAGCAGTATGTTTTCTTGTGTTCCCCTGCCCGCGATACCTCCGCGGAGTACGTGGCATGGGGGCACTCCATGGTGGTAGATCCCTTCGGAAATGTTCTCTCGGAACTGGATGAAAAGGAGGGGTTTGTTGATTGGAAGGTAGACCTCAGCGTTATTGAAGATACGCGCGACCGAATTCCCATCCTGAAAGGCGTGCGTGACGACCTCTACACCCTACACTGGAAGAAGTAG
- a CDS encoding putative sec1 family transport protein yields MGGAGGPLARPPGAVAARQTPSQYWLRQRQESVLAEMIRMAVPLDAQGNMVAEPYSTAAVASAEPVITTWRLLIFDDWGRDIIAPLLKVGQLRELGVTLYLHIATERDPVPGAPAIYFCAPTEENITQIAKDCAQSLYEWVYLNFTTQIPRPQLELLAQQLSASPLESIRHIHVYDRTLSYVALENDLFSLMLNNSFPLLNKTNAKDEEIEGHLNQVVLGISHVCLSLQVLPILVHSRSGAAAEVARRLSVRLNDALNDRQLTPAPSSVLGRPLLLLVDRSSDLATALHHPFTYRGLLVEIGGMKLNKCTITTPDGKDELLEVDPDKDEVYRENANLEFGTVGGNIEAALRRYKEEYAALAQETPGGAGSMMGDGGDGNDMSKLLANAPALAERKRCLDAHTKLAFSILSKIRSRHLDHYHGVELAVLQQEGLDEQEFHNLLANSLGTTEDRQRLYLIAYLMCANEEEARYVQSHEGAVSEGAAGFPALAYLKHLRNWSLTVQSPSAAQPNPSQGFGWGFAQQIAKNIASSLGSKTETMLPLTKLVDALMQDGPGAPPGSASSGGASGVGGSYSSPTSALPGGSSGASGGLRAKLLETVDAYDPRTRKPVDLREAVFSQAIVFALGGGSVAEYDNLKAWEARKPRKSVMYGCTSVVSGEDMLRQLSILGASQNP; encoded by the coding sequence AtgggcggtgccggcggccCGTTGGCTCGCCCACCCGGCGCGGTTGCGGCGCGGCAGACACCGAGTCAGTACTGGCTTCGTCAGCGCCAGGAGTCTGTGTTGGCGGAGATGATCAGGATGGCCGTGCCACTGGACGCGCAAGGCAATATGGTGGCAGAGCCGTACtcgaccgccgccgtcgcctctgCTGAGCCGGTCATCACAACGTGGCGTCTTCTCATCTTCGACGACTGGGGCCGCGACATCATTGCGCCGCTCCTAAAGGTCGGCCAACTGCGCGAACTTGGCGTCACCCTGTACCTGCACATCGCCACGGAGCGTGACCCGGTGCCGGGGGCCCCGGCCATCTACTTTTGCGCGCCGACAGAGGAGAACATTACCCAGATCGCGAAGGACTGCGCGCAGAGCCTGTATGAGTGGGTCTACCTCAACTTCACGACGCAGATCCCGCGACCGCAGCTGGagttgctggcgcagcagctcagtGCCTCGCCACTAGAGTCGATTCGGCACATCCACGTGTACGACCGCACGCTGAGCTACGTGGCCTTGGAGAACgacctcttctccctcatGCTGAACAACTCCTTCCCGCTGCTTAACAAGACGAACGCCAAGGACGAAGAAATCGAGGGACACCTCAATCAGGTCGTTCTGGGCATCTCACACGTGTGTCTGTCATTGCAGGTGTTGCCCATCCTGGTGCACTCCCGCtctggcgccgcggcggaggtCGCTCGACGGCTGTCCGTGCGCCTGAACGACGCGCTGAACGACCGGCAGCTGACACCGGCACCCTCCTCGGTGCTggggcggccgctgctgcttctcgtCGATCGCTCCAGCGACCTCGCAacggcgctgcaccaccccTTCACGTACcgcggcctcctcgtcgagATAGGCGGCATGAAGCTGAACAAGTGCACCATCACCACTCCAGACGGGAAGGACGAGTTACTCGAGGTGGATCCTGACAAGGACGAGGTCTACCGCGAGAACGCTAACCTTGAGTTCGGCACTGTCGGCGGCAACATCgaagctgcgctgcgccgctacAAGGAGGAGTACGCCGCGCTGGCCCAAGAGACACCCGGCGGTGCCGGTAGCATGatgggcgacggcggcgacggaaaCGACATGTCGAAGCTGCTGGCGAACGCGCCGGCACTGGCGGAGCGGAAACGCTGCCTCGACGCCCACACGAAGCTTGCCTTCAGTATCCTCAGCAAGATTCGCTCGAGGCACCTGGACCACTACCACGGTGTGGAGCTTGCCGTACTCCAACAGGAGGGACTCGACGAGCAGGAGTTTCACAACCTGCTGGCCAACAGCCTCGGCACCACAGAGGACAGACAGCGGTTGTACCTCATCGCATACCTGATGTGCGCcaacgaagaggaggcacGCTACGTGCAGAGTCACGAGGGCGCCGTCAGCGAGGGGGCCGCGGGCTTCCCGGCTCTTGCGTACCTGAAGCACCTGCGGAACTGGTCCCTGACTGTGCAGAGCcccagcgcggcgcagccgaACCCCAGCCAGGGCTTTGGCTGGGGGTTTGCGCAGCAGATCGCCAAGAACATTGCGAGCTCGCTGGGGAGCAAGACAGAGACGATGCTTCCGCTCACGAAGCTGGTAGACGCACTCATGCAGGACGGACCTGGCGCGCCGCCAGGTTcggcgagcagcggtggtgcaaGCGGTGTTGGCGGCTCGTACAGCAGCCCAACGAGCGCACTTcccggtggcagcagcggcgcatccgGTGGCCTGCGCGCCAAACTGCTTGAAACCGTCGATGCGTACGACCCCCGCACGAGGAAGCCGGTGGACCTGCGCGAGGCGGTCTTCTCGCAAGCGATCGTGTTTGCcctcggcggtggcagcgtggCGGAGTACGACAACTTGAAGGCATGGGAGGCGAGAAAGCCGCGCAAGTCCGTGATGTATGGCTGTACATCGGTGGTCTCTGGCGAGGACATGCTCCGGCAACTAAGCATCTTGGGTGCATCGCAGAACCCGTGA
- a CDS encoding putative syntaxin binding protein 1 codes for MRRGSPPQAVGVRLNPSPAAAMPSGELSSASSTSANAGGLSSAPVPAGAKERAQNGKKAALTRGGILGCVRQRIFAEMLDPVEGNYNIVVCDNKGAEILSTCVRMHDLMDHGVTLVEDLGMPRQPVLSSAAIYLIEPTEESVRRVMNDWQVKNMYREAHVFFTSSSSERLLHIMATEPRLVHAIKTLKDMLLDFSVPESLLFNFCMHSDIQRLFPPDVALSGGCQNILSEVATQLVSVFFTIGAGVPTVQYQGNSQLAQQVARIFVDQAAQASRTNPAMFRMSSAATPCGGGAADESPLLILVDRSFDAVEPLMHERTYQCLLNDLMPIENNIYEQTYEGRSGQEATRSCPIDEHDPYWCQYRHKFFPVCLLEFPKKLQSLMAANPNLVAGMKRLNSGYGAGSKLVDVGSAIRALPEFQEQQAKISLHIDICTKIMDRYRQQKLAEVCEVEQDVATGCRPFKELYDNIHRLAADVSLPLGVRVRLTLLLIAGTNTREFSEAKKLMLLQETGLSSEANRCNSFSMFISRTGQLPQEATAQGTNNDASNGGGCNDGNGKNPTGTLAHRSLRINRTGVQDVSGSPGGNAQVNAANQNEENSSSPAADPYRNQAYLILRAAANNTLCASDFPIFRTSFGGGRGGSLRGALQQRRALRVAGGDSEGIEFGGLAGVNGKLTLDLGHEGQFALKTRRRIVLFVLGGVTYGEVRAAYEIAQTAHVEVFVGGTSLLTPDRFLSSLNSLR; via the coding sequence ATGCGCCGTGGCAGTCCACCGCAGGCGGTTGGCGTCCGCCTCAACCCCAgtcccgccgctgccatgcCGAGTGGCGAGTTGTCGTCTGCCTCGTCGACGAGCGCCAACGCCGGCGGCCTCTCGTCGGCACCCGTTCCGGCGGGAGCCAAGGAGAGGGCCCAAAACGGCAAGAAGGCTGCCTTAACCCGCGGCGGCATCCTCGGCTGCGTGAGGCAGCGAATCTTTGCCGAGATGCTTGACCCTGTGGAGGGTAACTACAATATAGTGGTGTGCGACAACAAGGGAGCCGAGATCCTCAGCAcatgcgtgcgcatgcacgaCTTGATGGACCACGGCGTGACTCTCGTCGAGGATCTCGGCATGCCACGTCAGCCggtgctcagcagcgccgccatctACCTCATCGAGCCCACCGAGGAGTCCGTGCGCCGAGTGATGAATGACTGGCAGGTGAAGAACATGTACCGCGAGGCGCACGTCTTCTTCACCTCGTCTTCGTCGGAGCGACTCCTTCATATCATGGCCACGGAGCCGCGCCTCGTACACGCCATCAAGACGTTGAAGGACATGCTGCTCGACTTTTCGGTTCCGGAGAGCTTACTCTTCAACTTCTGCATGCACAGCGACATCCAGAGACTCTTCCCACCCGACGTGGCCCTCTCCGGAGGGTGCCAGAACATCCTCAGCGAGGTCGCCACACAGCTGGTGTCTGTCTTCTTCACCATTGGCGCCGGCGTACCAACGGTGCAGTACCAGGGCAACAGCCAACtagcgcagcaggtggcgcGCATCTTCGTTGACCAGGCCGCACAAGCATCGCGCACTAACCCGGCCATGTTCCGCATgtccagcgccgcgacgccATGTGGCGGGGGCGCGGCAGACGAGTCCCCGCTGCTCATCCTCGTAGACCGCTCCTTCGACGCCGTGGAGCCGCTCATGCACGAACGCACATACCAATGCCTGCTGAACGACCTCATGCCTATCGAGAACAACATCTACGAGCAGACCTACGAGGGTCGCTCCGGGCAGGAGgcaacgcgcagctgcccgATCGACGAGCATGACCCGTATTGGTGCCAGTACCGCCACAAGTTCTTCCCTGTCTGCCTCCTCGAGTTCCCGAAGAAACTGCAGAGCTTGATGGCGGCCAACCCGAACCTTGTGGCGGGCATGAAAAGACTGAACAGCGGGTACGGGGCGGGAAGCAAGCTCGTTGATGTCGGCAGCGCCATTCGTGCCCTGCCGGAGTTTCAGGAACAGCAGGCGAAGATCTCCCTGCACATCGACATCTGCACCAAGATCATGGACCGCTACAGGCAGCAGAAATTGGCCGAGGTGTgcgaggtggagcaggacgTCGCCACCGGGTGCCGACCGTTCAAGGAGCTGTATGACAACATCCACCGCCTGGCGGCGGACGTCTCTCTGCCGCttggtgtgcgggtgcgtctTACTCTGCTGCTGATCGCCGGCACAAACACGCGCGAGTTCTCTGAGGCGAAGAAACTTATGCTCCTGCAGGAGACCGGGCTCAGTAGCGAGGCCAACCGCTGCAACTCCTTTTCCATGTTCATCTCGCGAACGGGTCAGCTGCCGCAGGAAGCGACAGCGCAGGGCACCAACAACGATGCgagcaacggcggcggctgcaacGACGGAAACGGCAAGAACCCCACTGGCACCCTCGCGCACCGCTCTCTGCGCATAAACCGCACGGGTGTCCAGGACGTGAGTGGCTCGCCAGGCGGCAACGCGCAGGTGAACGCGGCTAACCAAAACGAGGAAAACTCGAGTAGCCCAGCGGCGGACCCGTACCGAAACCAGGCATACTTGATACTCCGTGCCGCCGCGAACAACACACTCTGCGCCTCGGACTTCCCCATCTTCCGCACCAGCTTCGGTGGTGGGCGTGGTGGCAGCCTTCGTggagcactgcagcagcgacgcgcgcTTCGCGTTGCTGGCGGTGACAGCGAGGGTATCGAGTTTGGCGGCCTTGCCGGTGTGAACGGCAAGCTGACACTCGATCTTGGCCACGAGGGACAGTTCGCGCTGAAGACAAGACGCCGCATTGTACTGTTCGTGTTGGGTGGCGTAACGTACGGTGAGGTCCGTGCCGCGTACGAGATTGCGCAGACCGCGCATGTGGAGGTGTTTGTGGGTGGCACGTCGCTCCTGACTCCAGATCGATTCCTGTCTAGTCTGAACTCCTTGCGTTAG
- a CDS encoding putative 60S ribosomal protein L35, translating into MSHHMKIKDLREKSKDDLLKTLTEYKKELSQLRVVQQTGGAETRLGRIRPIRKSIARILTVLNQNERSNLKMFYADKKLRCKTPKVLRAKLTHRRRLALKENEKNRKTSRQMRQAHKFPKRVYAVRI; encoded by the coding sequence ATGTCCCACCACATGAAGATCAAGGATCTGCGCGAGAAGAGCAAGGATGATCTTCTCAAGACGCTGACGGAGTACAAGAAGGAGctgtcgcagctgcgcgtggtgcagcagacgGGCGGCGCCGAGACCCGCCTGGGCCGCATCCGCCCGATCCGCAAGAGCATTGCGCGCATTCTGACCGTGCTGAACCAGAACGAGCGCAGCAACCTGAAGATGTTCTACGCGGACAAGAAGCTGCGCTGCAAGACGCCGAAGGTGCTGCGTGCGAAGctgacgcaccgccgccgccttgcgcTGAAGGAAAACGAGAAGAACCGCAAGACGTCGCGCCAGATGCGCCAGGCACACAAGTTCCCCAAGCGCGTGTACGCCGTCAGGATCTAG